One Gadus chalcogrammus isolate NIFS_2021 chromosome 22, NIFS_Gcha_1.0, whole genome shotgun sequence genomic window carries:
- the mrpl53 gene encoding 39S ribosomal protein L53, mitochondrial: MAASSKSSVVLKAVKQVMVQMCPFESNVRSTREFLFMVGSEKARATNMNCEVSTVVKHDKSEPVVDITFTDGERLVMKGAKLTGQEMLQAFQSRCLAKDTQAKAKK, translated from the exons ATGGCAGCTTCCAGCAAATCGTCTGTGGTTTTGAAAGCAGTGAAGCAAGTAATGGTGCAAATGTGTCCTTTCGAGTCCAATGTTCGTTCCACACG AGAGTTTCTCTTCATGGTGGGCTCGGAGAAGGCCAGGGCCACCAACATGAACTGCGAGGTCTCCACCGTAGTAAAACACGACAAGTCTGAACCTGTAGTGGACATCACATTCA CAGATGGAGAGAGGTTGGTGATGAAGGGCGCCAAACTCACGGGACAGGAGATGTTGCAGGCCTTTCAGAGTCGCTGTCTAGCCAAGGACACGCAGGCTAAAGCAAAGAAATAA
- the LOC130376277 gene encoding uncharacterized protein LOC130376277: protein MVERFVGTWQTVASENFDEFLKEIGMGMAMRKAACMVKPEMTVSVDAQDLITLTMKTSFKTKEFQFKLNEPFEGTSANDKTATIVVTLEGGKLVQKQTCEGRETTIEREIVDGKLIMTCKSGNVVATRTFQKPSRPPPKKPRPLHRQIIEAADMVEQFVGSWKMVSSENFDDFLKAMGVGFAIRQIASRTKPSLIVTLDQGIICLKMLSSFKTTEVKFKLNQAFDETTADGRNTTNIVTLENGKLVQSQSWDGKETTIEREIVDGKLVTKCKIGNVVAVRTFQREA from the exons ATGGTTGAACGGTTTGTCGGGACATGGCAGACGGTGGCCAGCGAGAACTTCGATGAATTCTTGAAAGAAATCG GAATGGGAATGGCAATGCGAAAGGCAGCATGCATGGTTAAACCGGAGATGACTGTGAGTGTGGACGCACAAGATCTGATAACCCTCACGATGAAGACCTCTTTTAAAACAAAAGAATTCCAGTTCAAACTCAACGAGCCTTTTGAAGGAACATCAGCGAATGACAAGACTGCAACA ATTGTTGTGACCCTTGAAGGGGGCAAACTTGTGCAGAAACAGACCTGTGAAGGCAGAGAAACAACAATTGAGAGGGAAATAGTAGATGGCAAGTTGATAATG ACATGCAAATCTGGAAATGTTGTTGCCACGCGAACCTTCCAGAA ACCGAGCCGCCCGCCTCCCAAGAAGCCACGCCCCCTTCACAGG CAAATCATAGAGGCTGCAGATATGGTTGAACAGTTTGTTGGGTCATGGAAGATGGTTTCCAGTGAGAACTTTGATGATTTCTTGAAAGCAATGG GTGTTGGATTCGCCATCAGACAGATTGCAAGTCGGACTAAACCCAGTTTGATAGTGACCTTGGACCAAGGAATCATCTGCTTGAAAATGCTCAGTTCTTTCAAAACAACAGAAGTCAAGTTCAAGCTCAACCAAGCTTTTGATGAAACAACGGCGGATGGTCGGAACACAACG AACATCGTGACCCTTGAAAATGGCAAACTCGTGCAGAGTCAGAGCTGGGACGGCAAGGAAACGACCATTGAGCGGGAAATAGTAGATGGAAAACTAGTTACG